A genomic window from Sceloporus undulatus isolate JIND9_A2432 ecotype Alabama chromosome 9, SceUnd_v1.1, whole genome shotgun sequence includes:
- the PYGM gene encoding glycogen phosphorylase, muscle form translates to MSRPLSDHEKRKQISVRGLAGVENVTDLKKNFNRHLHFTLVKDRNVATPRDYYFALAHTVRDHLVGRWIRTQQYYYEKDPKRIYYLSLEFYMGRTLQNTMVNLALQNACDEATYQLGLDMEELQEIEEDAGLGNGGLGRLAACFLDSMATLGLAAYGYGIRYEFGIFNQKICGGWQVEEADDWLRYGNPWEKARPEYMIPVHFYGHVQHDQDGVKWVDTQVVLALPYDTPVPGYRNNTVNTMRLWSARAPNEFNLKDFNVGGYIQAVLDRNLAENISRVLYPNDNFFEGKELRLKQEYFVVAATLQDIIRRFKSSKFGSRDPVRTSFDAFPDKVAIQLNDTHPSLAIPELMRVLVDVEKLDWDKAWEVTVRTCAYTNHTVLPEALERWPVHLFETLLPRHLEIIYEINQRFLDRVYAMFPGDLDRLRRMSMVEEGSVKRINMAHLCIVGSHAVNGVARIHSDILKATVFKDFYEFEPHKFQNKTNGITPRRWLVLCNPGLAEIIAERIGEDYISDLDQLKKLLNFVEDEGFIRDVAKVKQENKLKFAAYLEKEYRVKINPNSLFDIQVKRIHEYKRQLLNCLHVITLYNRIKREPNKHFVPRTVMIGGKAAPGYHMAKMIIKLITSIGDIVNHDPVVSDRLKMIFLENYRVSLAEKVIPAADLSEQISTAGTEASGTGNMKFMLNGALTIGTMDGANVEMAEEAGEENFFIFGMRVEDVEELDRKGYCAKDYYDHIPELKQAIDQLSSGFFSPKQPDLFKDIVNMLMYHDRFKVFADYDAYMKCQEKVNTLYKNTKEWTKKVIKNIACSGKFSSDRTIAQYAREIWGVEPTRQKIPAPDDPRE, encoded by the exons ATGTCTCGCCCGCTGTCAGACCACGAGAAGAGGAAGCAGATCAGCGTGCGAGGCTTGGCCGGAGTGGAGAATGTCACCGACCTGAAGAAGAACTTCAATCGCCACCTGCACTTCACTTTGGTCAAGGACCGCAATGTGGCCACCCCCAGGGACTACTACTTTGCCCTGGCCCACACCGTCCGGGACCACTTGGTAGGACGATGGATCCGCACCCAGCAGTACTACTACGAGAAGGACCCCAAG CGTATCTACTATCTCTCCTTGGAATTCTACATGGGCCGAACTCTCCAGAACACTATGGTCAACCTGGCCCTGCAGAATGCCTGCGATGAAGCCACTTATCAG TTAGGTCTGGATATGGAGGAGCTGCAAGAGATTGAAGAAGATGCTGGCTTGGGCAACGGAGGTTTGGGACGCTTGGCAG CTTGCTTCCTGGACTCTATGGCCACCTTGGGCTTGGCTGCCTACGGCTATGGGATCCGCTACGAGTTTGGCATCTTCAACCAAAAGATCTGTGGCGGCTGGCAGGTGGAGGAGGCGGACGACTGGCTGCGTTACGGCAACCCCTGGGAGAAAGCCCGTCCTGAGTACATGATCCCCGTGCATTTCTATGGGCATGTGCAGCACGACCAGGACGGGGTGAAATGGGTCGACACGCAG GTTGTCCTTGCCCTGCCCTACGACACACCCGTCCCCGGATACCGCAACAACACGGTCAACACCATGCGCCTGTGGTCTGCCAGGGCTCCCAATGAGTTCAACCTGAAGGACT TCAATGTTGGGGGCTACATCCAAGCCGTCCTGGACAGAAACCTGGCGGAGAACATTTCCCGTGTGCTGTACCCCAATGATAAT TTCTTTGAGGGAAAAGAGCTGCGTCTGAAGCAAGAGTACTTTGTGGTGGCTGCCACCCTTCAAGACATCATCCGCCGCTTCAAATCCTCCAAGTTCGGCAGCCGGGATCCCGTCCGCACCTCTTTCGATGCCTTTCCGGACAAG GTTGCTATCCAGCTGAATGATACCCATCCGTCCTTGGCTATCCCCGAACTCATGAGGGTCTTGGTGGACGTTGAGAAGCTCGACTGGGACAAG GCCTGGGAAGTCACTGTGCGGACTTGCGCCTACACCAACCACACCGTGCTGCCAGAAGCCCTGGAGCGCTGGCCTGTCCACCTCTTCGAGACCCTCCTGCCCCGCCACCTGGAAATAATTTACGAGATCAACCAGCGCTTCTTGGAT AGAGTCTATGCCATGTTCCCAGGAGACCTGGACCGCTTGCGTCGCATGTCCATGGTGGAGGAAGGCAGTGTCAAACGGATCAACATGGCCCACCTTTGCATCGTGGGGTCTCACGCTGTCAACGGAGTGGCGCGGATCCATTCGGACATCCTGAAGGCCACCGT ATTTAAAGACTTCTACGAGTTCGAACCCCACAAGTTTCAGAACAAAACCAACGGCATCACCCCGCGGCGTTGGCTGGTTTTATGCAACCCGGGGCTGGCGGAGATCATTGCCGAG CGCATCGGTGAGGACTACATCTCCGACTTGGACCAGCTGAAGAAGCTTCTGAACTTTGTGGAAGACGAAGGCTTCATCCGGGATGTGGCAAAAGTCAAGCAG GAAAACAAGCTGAAGTTTGCTGCCTACCTGGAGAAAGAGTACAGAGTGAAGATCAACCCCAACTCGCTGTTTGACATCCAGGTGAAGAGGATCCATGAGTACAAGCGGCAGTTGCTCAACTGTCTCCATGTCATCACCCTTTACAACC GGATCAAGAGAGAGCCAAACAAGCACTTTGTGCCACGGACGGTCATGATCGGAGGCAAA GCTGCCCCCGGGTACCACATGGCTAAGATGATCATCAAGCTGATCACTTCCATCGGAGACATAGTGAACCACGACCCCGTCGTCAGCGATCGGCTCAAGATGATCTTCTTGGAGAACTACCGGGTCTCCCTGGCCGAGAAAG TGATCCCAGCTGCCGATCTCTCCGAGCAAATCTCCACGGCAGGAACGGAGGCCTCCGGCACAGGGAACATGAAGTTCATGCTGAACGGCGCGCTCACGATCGGCACCATGGACGGGGCCAACGTAGAAATGGCCGAAGAAGCCGGCGAGGAGAACTTTTTCATTTTTGGCATGCGGGTGGAAGATGTGGAAGAGCTGGACAGGAAGGG CTACTGCGCCAAAGATTACTACGACCACATCCCCGAACTGAAGCAAGCCATCGACCAGCTGAGCAGCGGCTTCTTCTCTCCCAAGCAGCCAGATCTCTTTAAGGACATAGTCAACATGCTCATGTACCACGACAG